The genomic stretch CGCAGCAGCGTTAAAGCTGAAAACAGCCATTTAAAGGCACTTGCAATTTAATGGCGGCTAAATATATTCCTTTAATATGCAAGAAAACTATGAACATCTCTATTGAATACGGAACTGAAAAGATCGATTGGGTAGCATTGTGTGAGATATTCAGACTTGCGCCCCTTGGAACAGGTGAACCTGACAAGCTGAAAATAGTGGCTAAAAACAGCTTCACAGTTTGCTCCGCATTCGTTGATGGTAAGATTGCAGGTTTTGGCCGGGCTATTTCGGATGGACAATATCAATCAGCAATTTATGATGTCGTTGTATTGCCGAAATTTCAAAATCAGGGACTTGGCAAAAGCATCATGAATGCTCTCATTGAAAAATTACCAAAAAATTCGACTGTACTTATATTCGTTGCACCGGGAAAAGAGGATTTCTATCGCAAATTTGGTTTTGGTAATCTAAAAACAGGGATGGCCTTATTCTCAAACCCTGAGATGGCAAAAAACGAAGGGTATC from Deltaproteobacteria bacterium encodes the following:
- a CDS encoding GNAT family N-acetyltransferase translates to MAAKYIPLICKKTMNISIEYGTEKIDWVALCEIFRLAPLGTGEPDKLKIVAKNSFTVCSAFVDGKIAGFGRAISDGQYQSAIYDVVVLPKFQNQGLGKSIMNALIEKLPKNSTVLIFVAPGKEDFYRKFGFGNLKTGMALFSNPEMAKNEGYLE